A part of Patagioenas fasciata isolate bPatFas1 chromosome 28, bPatFas1.hap1, whole genome shotgun sequence genomic DNA contains:
- the LOC136113764 gene encoding keratin, type II cytoskeletal 7-like: METNSSRPYKGELPSAPPEELRILRSHFSSVSPPSPPAPSSRRSASAAMSQHFFRFGSGNFSSSSAHCGPRGGWRSSFPVSYYEDNRGDRYGGYGYGYGYGSRSLHNLGGFRNVPTGAGYGEEVGYGRCLGFGGRRYLDTGFGGRGCFVGAAHGAESGLGSAYGGGLGRSRSGDRGAGQGLGQAGVRIEGVRVNTNLLRPVHVEVDPEFQRARSDEKEQIKALNDKFASFIDKVQCLERQNQALVAKWELLQRRSARPEDARSVASFFQAHVSNLRRQLETLREQREQLDPEAQGLLELVEGYKKRFEDEINKHASKEEEFVELKKELDDAYMGKMEFDVRVEILKQQLEFLRCLHEAELSQLRTVVGNTDVVLSVDNRDVNVDGIIGEVRQEYETIVHRGKAEVDAMCQGRYRDLQELWVDQRERVRNGYQEIQELARQIERLQREIETARKRNRSLQDSVQDAEQRGSAALGDGRQQLQELEAALQRARDELASLLRDYQELLNAKLALDIEIAMYRSLLDEEEAR, from the exons ATGGAGACTAACTCCTCCAGACCATATAAAGGAGAACTTCCATCAGCACCACCAGAGGAGCTGAGGATCCTTCGCTCTCATTTCTCCTCCGTTTCACCACCTTCTCCACCTGCTCCCTCGTCTCGACGCTCCGCAAGCGCCGCTATGAGCCAACACTTCTTCAGATTTGGGAGTGGAAACTTCAGCTCTTCCTCCGCTCACTGTGGCCCACGGGGTGGCTGGAGAAGTTCATTCCCTGTAAGCTACTACGAAGACAATAGAGGAGATAGATACGGTGGTTACGGGTATGGGTATGGTTATGGCAGCAGGAGTCTCCACAACCTCGGTGGGTTCAGGAATGTTCCCACCGGTGCAGGCTATGGAGAAGAAGTAGGATATGGAAGGTGCCTGGGGTTTGGTGGGAGGAGATACCTCGACACGGGCTTTGGAGGAAGGGGGTGTTTCGTGGGCGCTGCTCACGGTGCCGAATCGGGGCTCGGCAGCGCGTACGGAGGAGGCCTGGGCAGGAGCCGCTCCGGTGAccgcggggccgggcagggtctGGGTCAGGCCGGCGTCCGCATCGAGGGGGTCCGTGTCAACACCAACCTGCTGCGGCCAGTGCACGTTGAAGTCGACCCCGAGTTCCAGCGAGCGCGGTCGGATGAGAAAGAGCAGATCAAGGCTCTCAACGACAAATTCGCATCGTTCATCGACAAG GTTCAGTGTCTGGAGCGGCAGAACCAGGCGCTGGTGGCCAAGTGGGAGCTGCTGCAGCGGCGAAGCGCCCGGCCGGAGGACGCCAGGAGCGTCGCCTCCTTCTTCCAGGCGCACGTCAGCAACCTGCGGCGGCAGCTGGAGACGCTGCGGGAGCAGCGGGAGCAGCTGGACCCCGAGGCCCAGGGCCTGCTCGAGCTCGTCGAGGGCTACAAGAAGAG ATTCGAGGACGAGATCAACAAGCACGCGTCCAAAGAAGAGGAGTTCGTGGAGCTTAAAAAG GAGCTGGACGACGCCTACATGGGGAAAATGGAGTTTGATGTGCGGGTGGAAATCCTGAAGCAGCAGCTCGAGTTCCTGCGGTGCTTACACGAGGCT GAGCTCTCCCAGCTGCGAACTGTGGTTGGCAACACCGACGTCGTTCTGTCCGTGGACAACAGAGACGTGAACGTGGACGGCATCATCGGAGAGGTCAGGCAGGAGTACGAGACGATCGTGCACAGGGGCAAGGCTGAGGTGGACGCCATGTGCCAGGGCAGG TACCGGGACCTCCAGGAGCTGTGGGTCGACCAGCGGGAGCGCGTGAGGAACGGCTACCAGGAGATCCAGGAGCTGGCGCGGCAGATCGAGCGGCTGCAACGAGAGATCGAAACTGCGAGAAAACGG AACCGCAGCCTCCAGGACAGCGTGCAGGACGCGGAGCAGCGCGGGAGCGCGGCGCTCGGGGATGggcggcagcagctccaggagctggAGGCTGCGCTGCAGCGGGCCCGGGACGAGCTGGCATCGCTGCTCCGGGACTACCAGGAGCTGCTCAACGCGAAGCTGGCCCTGGACATTGAGATCGCCATGTACCGCTCACTGCTCGACGAGGAGGAGGCCAGGTAG